In Planktothrix serta PCC 8927, a single genomic region encodes these proteins:
- a CDS encoding DUF29 domain-containing protein, which yields MRTSEDWEWLAASSEYLAAIAVQELLEEKKLMEATEGLAVLIESMGKSKKLALKSQLTRLMMHVIKWKCQPEKRTGSWAVSIRSARQEIADIQEEVPSLNRNFIESIWEQCFKRSIKDAEDEMGKKCSLISLSWQEVFEDEYSLFDYN from the coding sequence ATGCGAACATCAGAAGATTGGGAATGGTTAGCAGCGAGTTCTGAATATTTAGCAGCGATCGCAGTTCAAGAGTTATTAGAGGAAAAAAAATTAATGGAAGCAACAGAAGGGTTAGCGGTTTTAATTGAATCTATGGGAAAATCTAAGAAATTAGCTTTAAAAAGTCAATTAACTCGGTTAATGATGCACGTTATTAAATGGAAATGTCAACCGGAAAAACGGACTGGGAGTTGGGCTGTTAGCATTCGTTCAGCCCGTCAAGAAATTGCTGATATTCAAGAAGAAGTTCCCAGTTTAAATCGAAATTTTATTGAGTCAATTTGGGAACAATGTTTTAAACGATCAATTAAAGATGCTGAGGATGAAATGGGTAAAAAATGCTCGTTAATCTCTTTATCTTGGCAAGAAGTATTTGAAGACGAATATAGTTTATTTGATTATAATTAA
- a CDS encoding DUF2499 domain-containing protein yields MHALSIPTWIIHISSVIEWIAAIWFIWIYGELTQNRAWWVLSFAMLPSLVSAMCACTWHYFDNPASLEWLVMLQATMTVVGNTTLCVAAWWIWRNANSVKNIGK; encoded by the coding sequence ATGCACGCTTTATCGATTCCGACTTGGATCATTCATATTTCGAGTGTGATTGAATGGATCGCCGCGATTTGGTTTATCTGGATTTATGGAGAACTGACTCAAAATCGAGCTTGGTGGGTTCTTTCCTTTGCCATGTTACCGTCTTTAGTCAGCGCTATGTGTGCCTGTACCTGGCATTATTTTGATAATCCGGCATCCTTAGAATGGTTAGTAATGCTACAAGCAACCATGACCGTTGTAGGAAATACTACCCTTTGTGTGGCGGCGTGGTGGATTTGGCGCAATGCAAATTCAGTTAAAAATATAGGCAAATAG
- a CDS encoding DUF29 domain-containing protein, whose product MSTQMDWQDLAMSSHYLTALEVKNCLKQGNIMEATTGLEALIEAMGRSDKRALRSQLIRLMAHVIKWKCQPKKRNSSWSTTILSARNEIEAIQEDTPSLNQNTIDSIWDKCFEKAVKEAETEMNQKCSLICLSWQEVFEEKYSLFDEN is encoded by the coding sequence ATGTCAACTCAAATGGATTGGCAAGATCTAGCCATGAGTTCTCATTATCTGACGGCTTTGGAAGTTAAAAACTGTTTAAAACAGGGAAATATTATGGAAGCTACAACAGGGTTAGAAGCGTTAATTGAAGCAATGGGACGATCTGATAAACGAGCATTAAGAAGTCAGTTAATTCGGTTAATGGCTCATGTTATTAAGTGGAAATGTCAACCCAAAAAAAGGAATTCTAGTTGGTCAACAACAATTTTATCAGCCCGGAATGAAATTGAAGCAATTCAGGAAGATACACCCAGTTTAAACCAAAATACTATTGATTCAATTTGGGATAAATGTTTTGAAAAAGCGGTTAAAGAAGCGGAAACAGAAATGAATCAAAAATGCTCATTAATCTGTTTATCTTGGCAAGAAGTATTTGAAGAAAAATACAGTTTGTTTGATGAAAATTAA
- the bchB gene encoding ferredoxin:protochlorophyllide reductase (ATP-dependent) subunit B, producing the protein MKLAYWMYAGPAHIGTLRIASSFKNVHAIMHAPLGDDYFNVMRSMLERERDYTPVTASVVDRNVLARGSQEKVVDNIVRKDQEEHPDLIVLTPTCTSSILQEDLHNFVERAQLDSKGDVMLADVNHYRFNELQAADRTLQQIVQFYLEKAKKKGDIPEGKTEKPSVNIIGISTLGFHNHHDCTELKRLMVDLGIEINEVIPEGASVHNLKNLPRAWFNLVPYRELGLMAAKYLEEEFGTPCVDITPMGVVETARCIRKIQQVINAQGADVDYSEYIDNQTLYVSQAAWFSRSIDCQNLTGKKAVVFGDNTHAAAMTKILAREMGIHVVCAGTYCKYDGDWFKEQVSEYCDEVLISEDNAQIGDMIARIEPSAIFGTQMERHVGKRLDIPCGVIASPIHIQNFPIGYKPFLGYEGTNQLTDLIYNSFTLGMEDHLLEIFGGHDTKEVITKGISAGSDLNWTKEAQAELNKIPGFVRGKVKRNTEKFARERGLNEISLEVMYAAKEAVGA; encoded by the coding sequence ATGAAATTGGCTTATTGGATGTATGCTGGCCCTGCCCATATTGGCACTCTTCGGATTGCGAGTTCTTTCAAAAACGTTCACGCCATCATGCACGCCCCTTTAGGAGATGATTACTTCAACGTGATGCGGTCTATGTTAGAACGGGAACGGGACTATACACCCGTTACTGCGAGTGTTGTAGATCGCAACGTTTTAGCACGGGGTTCTCAAGAAAAAGTGGTTGATAATATTGTTAGAAAAGATCAAGAAGAACACCCCGATTTAATTGTATTAACTCCTACCTGTACTTCTAGTATTTTACAAGAAGATTTACACAATTTTGTTGAACGCGCTCAACTGGATTCTAAAGGCGATGTTATGTTAGCCGACGTTAATCATTATCGCTTCAATGAACTGCAAGCCGCTGACCGGACGTTACAACAAATCGTTCAGTTTTATCTGGAAAAAGCCAAGAAAAAAGGCGATATTCCTGAAGGCAAAACCGAAAAACCTTCCGTTAATATTATTGGAATCTCTACCCTCGGTTTCCATAACCATCATGACTGTACCGAGTTAAAACGGTTAATGGTAGATTTAGGGATTGAAATTAATGAAGTGATTCCCGAAGGAGCATCAGTTCACAACTTAAAAAACCTGCCTCGCGCTTGGTTTAACCTAGTTCCCTATCGAGAATTAGGGTTAATGGCGGCAAAGTATTTAGAAGAAGAATTCGGCACGCCTTGTGTTGATATTACGCCGATGGGAGTCGTGGAAACAGCCCGTTGTATTCGCAAAATTCAACAAGTGATTAATGCTCAAGGGGCTGATGTTGATTATAGCGAATATATTGATAATCAAACCCTGTATGTATCTCAAGCCGCTTGGTTTTCCCGTTCCATTGACTGTCAGAATTTAACCGGAAAAAAAGCCGTTGTCTTTGGGGATAATACCCATGCTGCCGCAATGACAAAAATTCTGGCGCGGGAAATGGGAATTCATGTCGTTTGTGCCGGAACCTATTGCAAATATGATGGCGATTGGTTTAAAGAACAAGTGAGTGAATATTGCGATGAAGTTCTGATTAGTGAAGATAACGCTCAAATCGGAGATATGATTGCTCGAATTGAACCTTCTGCTATTTTTGGAACTCAAATGGAACGCCACGTTGGGAAACGTTTAGATATTCCCTGCGGTGTGATTGCATCCCCCATTCATATTCAGAATTTCCCCATCGGTTATAAACCCTTTTTAGGCTATGAAGGAACGAATCAACTGACGGATTTAATCTATAATTCGTTTACCTTGGGAATGGAAGATCACCTCTTAGAAATCTTTGGCGGACACGATACCAAAGAAGTGATTACCAAAGGAATTTCTGCGGGATCTGATTTGAATTGGACAAAAGAAGCCCAAGCCGAACTGAATAAAATTCCTGGGTTTGTTCGGGGTAAAGTTAAACGCAATACCGAAAAATTTGCCCGTGAACGAGGTTTAAACGAAATTTCGTTAGAAGTGATGTATGCGGCCAAAGAAGCCGTCGGAGCCTAA
- a CDS encoding DUF29 domain-containing protein — MRTSEDWEWLAASSEYLAAIAVQELLEEKKLMEATEGLAVLIESIGKSKKLALKSQLTRLMMHIIKWKCQPEKRTPSWETTIISARDEIADIQEEVPSLNRNYLESIWETSFKKAVRQAESEMSKRCQLISLSWQEVFEQEYTLFDDH, encoded by the coding sequence ATGCGAACATCAGAAGATTGGGAATGGTTAGCGGCGAGTTCTGAATATTTAGCGGCGATCGCAGTTCAAGAGTTATTAGAGGAAAAAAAATTAATGGAAGCAACAGAAGGGTTAGCGGTTTTAATTGAATCTATAGGAAAATCTAAGAAATTAGCCTTAAAAAGTCAATTAACCCGGTTAATGATGCACATTATTAAATGGAAATGTCAACCAGAAAAACGGACTCCCAGTTGGGAAACTACGATTATTTCCGCCAGAGATGAAATTGCCGATATTCAGGAAGAAGTTCCTAGTTTAAATCGAAATTACCTAGAATCAATTTGGGAAACTTCTTTTAAAAAAGCAGTCAGACAAGCGGAAAGTGAAATGAGCAAAAGATGTCAATTAATATCTTTATCTTGGCAAGAAGTGTTTGAACAAGAATATACTTTATTTGATGACCATTAA
- a CDS encoding DUF3593 domain-containing protein translates to MLSKDTLFAVSLFPYLGFLWFLTRSGQMPRLALIGFYGTLVFVAITIPAGIYAKVVLGEALANVDWLHGGAEVFLTLSNILLVLGFRQAVIEKQSSQQ, encoded by the coding sequence ATGTTATCAAAAGACACCTTATTTGCTGTTTCTCTGTTTCCCTATTTAGGGTTTTTGTGGTTCTTAACTCGTTCGGGACAAATGCCTCGTTTAGCGTTAATTGGATTCTATGGAACCTTAGTGTTTGTTGCGATTACAATTCCAGCCGGAATTTATGCAAAAGTTGTTTTGGGGGAAGCTTTAGCCAATGTTGATTGGTTACATGGTGGCGCTGAGGTTTTTTTAACCCTGTCTAATATTTTACTGGTTTTAGGCTTTCGTCAAGCGGTGATTGAAAAACAATCCTCCCAGCAATAA
- a CDS encoding type II toxin-antitoxin system Phd/YefM family antitoxin, whose product MPKKIRLMTDYGCYPLWWNEPDQVGDLDPESLPLTQETIQRLYNWADAFEARLNLADPSDSPEVTPEEVERFEWEGLSLWKQLNQELYPNYEVVYFSSHFHQVFTDPAKLEEKLKLNLMKFNQISWEDARENITQLCEQVVANRDIIVINRPEGESVVLMAIEELNHLIATAHLENEKQTIGTKNY is encoded by the coding sequence ATGCCTAAAAAAATTAGACTAATGACAGATTATGGATGTTATCCCTTATGGTGGAATGAACCTGATCAAGTGGGTGATTTAGATCCAGAATCTTTACCTTTAACTCAAGAAACCATTCAACGTTTGTATAATTGGGCTGATGCTTTTGAAGCTCGATTAAACTTAGCTGATCCTTCTGATTCTCCTGAAGTTACACCGGAAGAAGTAGAACGTTTTGAATGGGAAGGATTAAGTTTATGGAAACAGTTAAATCAGGAATTATACCCTAATTATGAAGTAGTTTATTTTAGTAGTCATTTCCATCAAGTTTTTACTGATCCGGCTAAATTAGAGGAGAAACTAAAGCTAAATCTGATGAAATTTAATCAAATTTCTTGGGAAGATGCTAGGGAAAATATCACTCAATTATGTGAGCAAGTTGTGGCGAATCGAGATATTATTGTTATTAATCGTCCCGAAGGGGAAAGTGTGGTTTTAATGGCGATAGAGGAATTAAATCATTTAATAGCAACTGCTCATTTAGAAAATGAAAAACAAACGATTGGAACAAAAAATTATTAG
- the trmB gene encoding tRNA (guanosine(46)-N7)-methyltransferase TrmB has product MVRVRVRQHVNPLGQKYQTPVIPPDWSKIYVNLHQPLHLDIGCGKGRFLWQCAQLQPQGNFLGLEIRETLVDEANILRDQQGLTNLHYLFCNANTSIEPILESLPSGVLKRVSIQFPDPWFKKRHQKRRVVQPKLVNNLARYLGEGGEVFVQSDVEEVAREMCDRFAEHSAFYRTEKDWLAENPLPVLTEREQSTLERNEPVYRALFRLSCT; this is encoded by the coding sequence ATGGTTCGCGTTCGAGTTCGTCAACACGTTAATCCTTTGGGACAAAAATATCAAACCCCGGTTATTCCTCCCGACTGGTCTAAGATTTATGTTAATTTGCATCAACCCCTTCATTTAGATATTGGCTGCGGGAAAGGTCGATTTTTATGGCAATGTGCTCAATTACAACCCCAAGGGAATTTTTTAGGCTTAGAAATTCGAGAAACCTTAGTAGATGAAGCCAATATTTTACGAGATCAACAAGGATTAACCAATTTACATTATTTATTTTGTAATGCTAATACTTCAATTGAACCGATTTTAGAATCCTTACCCTCTGGAGTTTTAAAACGGGTGAGTATTCAATTTCCTGATCCTTGGTTTAAAAAACGGCATCAAAAGCGGCGAGTCGTTCAACCGAAATTAGTAAATAATTTAGCTCGTTATTTAGGGGAAGGGGGAGAAGTATTTGTACAGTCGGATGTTGAAGAAGTGGCTAGAGAAATGTGCGATCGCTTTGCTGAACATTCGGCGTTTTATCGCACTGAAAAAGACTGGTTAGCTGAAAATCCCCTTCCGGTTCTCACAGAACGAGAACAGTCAACTTTAGAACGAAATGAACCAGTTTATCGAGCATTATTTAGGCTCTCCTGTACTTAG
- the csaB gene encoding polysaccharide pyruvyl transferase CsaB, which translates to MQRVICSGYYGKGNGGDEALLASLLQMLPPTVEPIVLSGNPTQTQNHYQVEVCDRMNGLQVLNALRRADGLIWGGGSLMQDVTSAISPFYYGGLMGLAQQMGLKTIAWAQGIGPLNRSISQGLAKKTFSRCNVVSVRDSGSARLLSDWNIPFTLAPDPVWALDSRPVDRLWDLPAPRVALTLRPHPQLTAERLSLIVRALVSFQKATQTFILLIPFQPVQDLAIAQILHQALPGNSQVLILEDPRELKGVFRGVEFVIGMRFHSLIMAATEECRCFALSYDPKVSRLMEELELPGWEIDQLPNDPNVISKTWIDCYANDDPLSKGKIEFLVDRAKVHQELLYSQFN; encoded by the coding sequence ATGCAACGGGTGATTTGTAGTGGATATTATGGAAAAGGCAATGGTGGGGATGAAGCCTTGTTAGCATCGCTGTTGCAAATGCTACCGCCTACCGTTGAACCCATTGTCCTGTCTGGAAATCCGACCCAAACCCAAAATCATTATCAGGTGGAAGTCTGCGATCGCATGAATGGCCTACAAGTCCTCAACGCCCTCCGTCGCGCCGATGGCTTGATTTGGGGAGGAGGCAGCCTAATGCAAGATGTCACCAGCGCCATCAGTCCTTTTTATTATGGGGGATTGATGGGATTGGCGCAACAGATGGGACTCAAAACGATCGCTTGGGCGCAGGGTATTGGCCCCTTGAACCGTTCTATTTCTCAAGGGTTGGCAAAAAAAACCTTTTCTCGCTGTAATGTCGTCAGTGTGCGGGATTCGGGTTCAGCCAGATTATTGTCTGACTGGAATATTCCCTTTACCCTCGCTCCCGATCCGGTTTGGGCCTTGGACTCTCGACCTGTAGATCGGTTGTGGGATTTACCCGCCCCCAGAGTGGCCTTAACGTTGCGACCCCATCCCCAACTTACAGCAGAACGGTTATCGTTAATTGTTCGGGCGTTAGTGTCGTTTCAAAAAGCAACCCAGACGTTTATTTTATTGATTCCGTTTCAACCTGTTCAAGACTTAGCGATCGCTCAAATTCTCCATCAAGCCCTACCTGGAAATAGTCAGGTTTTAATCTTAGAAGATCCGCGAGAATTAAAAGGTGTATTTCGGGGAGTTGAATTCGTCATTGGGATGCGATTTCATAGTTTAATTATGGCAGCAACGGAAGAATGTCGCTGTTTTGCGCTGAGTTATGATCCTAAAGTTAGCCGTTTAATGGAAGAATTAGAATTACCCGGATGGGAAATTGATCAACTCCCGAATGATCCGAATGTTATCAGTAAAACTTGGATCGATTGTTATGCTAATGATGATCCCTTATCAAAGGGAAAAATTGAGTTTTTAGTGGATCGTGCAAAAGTTCATCAAGAATTGCTGTATTCCCAATTCAATTAA
- a CDS encoding phosphate/phosphite/phosphonate ABC transporter substrate-binding protein: protein MGSYKTKTHQTVVLILSAILSLSLFGIMVYLFVNPKNGLIPLVFSGNKNPMNRLEANSLTIGILGKPEDYTPLVEYLKQQFGDQVTITIDGNLQTSYQEAKNKLADQKWDIVFTLSPMISVAAKDNRYDWVARMFPQSSPYYQSALFVRDNSPIQSISDFKNTTVIALGDFNSASSFYMPTYDLFGKSLQVTMGHRGEMIQELVKSGKADVGAAAYEAVKNDPSFRIIHISRNIPGSGVYLSPNLSDNDQKAITQALVNAPEKIQKTANYGIDKEPDFSYFIQISQKAEEVLKCADFTRNPVNFFCSQATTTSRSPLTTTFTEIVGTVNGLTKVENQMTRLTLQAKDQRIYYVFLTPGILNQIPNAGSGLNLQNKTLSITGVIPQKQPHKIDKLVITDSKQIKVLN, encoded by the coding sequence ATGGGTTCTTACAAAACTAAAACTCACCAAACCGTTGTTTTAATTCTTAGTGCCATCTTAAGTTTATCTTTATTTGGCATTATGGTTTATCTGTTTGTTAATCCTAAAAATGGTTTAATTCCCTTAGTTTTTTCAGGAAATAAAAACCCGATGAACCGTTTAGAGGCAAATTCTCTGACCATTGGAATATTAGGAAAACCAGAGGATTATACCCCATTAGTTGAATATTTAAAACAACAGTTTGGTGATCAGGTAACGATTACTATTGATGGCAACTTACAAACATCTTACCAGGAGGCAAAAAACAAACTAGCGGATCAAAAATGGGATATTGTCTTTACTCTTTCCCCGATGATTTCTGTGGCGGCTAAAGATAACAGATATGATTGGGTTGCGCGAATGTTTCCCCAATCTTCTCCCTATTATCAATCGGCATTATTTGTTAGAGATAATAGTCCAATTCAGTCTATTTCTGATTTTAAAAATACCACCGTTATTGCTTTAGGAGATTTTAATTCCGCCTCTAGTTTTTATATGCCTACTTATGATTTATTTGGCAAATCTCTCCAGGTAACAATGGGACATCGAGGAGAAATGATTCAAGAATTAGTGAAAAGTGGAAAAGCGGATGTTGGTGCTGCTGCTTATGAAGCGGTTAAAAACGATCCGAGTTTTAGGATTATTCATATTAGCAGAAATATTCCAGGTTCAGGCGTATATCTGTCTCCTAATTTGTCAGATAATGATCAAAAAGCGATTACCCAAGCGTTAGTTAATGCACCTGAAAAAATTCAAAAAACAGCGAATTATGGTATAGATAAAGAACCCGATTTTTCTTACTTTATCCAAATCAGTCAGAAAGCAGAAGAAGTCTTAAAATGTGCTGATTTTACTCGAAATCCCGTTAATTTTTTCTGTTCTCAAGCAACAACTACGAGTCGAAGTCCTCTAACAACAACCTTCACTGAAATTGTAGGAACTGTTAATGGTTTAACTAAAGTAGAAAATCAAATGACTCGATTAACATTACAAGCAAAAGATCAAAGGATTTATTATGTTTTCCTCACCCCTGGGATTTTGAATCAAATTCCTAATGCGGGAAGTGGGTTAAATTTACAAAATAAAACCCTGAGCATTACAGG